A single region of the Vicia villosa cultivar HV-30 ecotype Madison, WI linkage group LG4, Vvil1.0, whole genome shotgun sequence genome encodes:
- the LOC131594840 gene encoding uncharacterized protein LOC131594840 — protein MSRSPSFKVKTELSPSVDSESLKRWVVAFCAIRFDLEQGQLVEECYPHGVLSHDEELEIAYSSFPDSVSQHQNRSSIHDCIFFFRICRNFKPPTGNGNATGDSLEDRKKSSEYLYGYVFNRQRHDERLKRGGEQKSVVILSHRPYSSVFRPLLQIVGPLFFDIGKKALEHIAAYVSKWPPPVPGQVMDLPIGNASLKVNLPPALSLPVESGLSFEESASSMVPFLANNQSVLQGLFHDSDLFGSFRGLLLQLWLLWELLLIGEPMLIIAPTPPQCCEAVASLVSMVAPLLCSVDFRPYFTIHDPVFAQLNSIQEGEAFPPMILGVTNLFFLKALRNIPHIVSVGSPPPNSNRVSLSSRSSTGRISGRPEGLGFQQLSLKKFSPSSLLNAVKMRRDGPLCLMTEHKEAIWSTYSATTKPDTSILNRLIDAGLSPRVEESMSVVNNEILRRHFLELTTNFLAPFSPYFRTTIPSEGSSPYTDPPSLPPFDANEFLASLSARGPGKFILKRMKSNWLDLYRRFLNGPNFMPWFRRRRAVAEQEQDRLWRQARIKTDIQQLISKFSEVEIVDSFNVIERLLIKEIQTQESGKGGDDSMITSQKLKGDLQAVFNVLSKDMQQLMLSNPQRASLLHGSPEVTNIPGHPLQVAGVSSTSPG, from the exons ATGAGTAGGTCTCCTTCGTTTAAAGTGAAAACCGAACTGAGTCCGAGTGTTGACTCAGAATCACTGAAACGATGGGTTGTTGCATTTTGTGCCATTAGATTCGATCTCGAACAAGGCCAGCTTGTAGAAGAGTGTTATCCACATGGTGTTCTTTCCCATGACGAGGAGCTTGAAATTGCTTACAGTTCCTTCCCGGATTCTGTTTCCCAGCATCAAAACCGCTCCAGCATTCATGACTGTATTTTCTTTTTCCGAATTTGCAGGAATTTTAAACCTCCAACTGGTAATGGTAATGCCACTGGCGACTCTCTGGAGGATAGGAAGAAATCTTCGGAGTATTTGTATGGTTATGTGTTTAACAGGCAGAGACATGATGAGAGGCTTAAACGCGGCGGGGAACAAAAATCTGTTGTGATTTTATCTCATAGACCTTATTCTAGTGTGTTTAGACCTTTGTTACAAATTGTAGGTCCTTTGTTTTTTGATATCGGTAAGAAAGCACTTGAGCATATTGCTGCTTATGTTTCAAAATGGCCGCCTCCTGTTCCTGGTCAGGTGATGGATCTTCCTATCGGAAATGCCTCGCTTAAAGTAAACTTACCGCCTGCTCTTAGTTTGCCGGTTGAAAGTGGACTGTCTTTTGAAGAATCTGCTTCCTCGATGGTTCCTTTCCTTGCAAACAATCAGTCTGTTCTGCAGGGTCTTTTTCATGATTCGGATCTTTTTGGCTCGTTTCGTGGACTTTTATTACAGCTTTGGTTGTTGTGGGAGTTGTTGCTTATTGGTGAACCAATGCTCATCATTGCCCCCACGCCTCCACAATGTTGTGAGGCTGTTGCTAGTCTTGTCAGTATGGTTGCACCATTGCTTTGCAGTGTTGATTTTAGGCCTTATTTTACTATCCATGATCCCGTGTTTGCACAATTAAACTCAATTCAAGAAGGCGAGGCTTTCCCACCGATGATATTAGGTGTGACAAACCTTTTCTTCCTCAAAGCCCTCCGTAATATTCCCCATATTGTCTCGGTTGGAAGTCCTCCTCCCAATTCAAACCGGGTTTCCCTATCGAGTAGATCTTCGACTGGCAGAATTTCGGGTAGACCTGAGGGTCTTGGATTTCAACAACTTTCTCTAAAAAAGTTCTCTCCTTCAAGTTTATTGAATGCAGTTAAGATGCGAAGAGACGGTCCTCTTTGTCTAATGACTGAACATAAGGAAGCCATTTGGAGTACCTATTCTGCTACGACTAAGCCAGATACTTCTATCTTAAACAGGCTTATAGATGCTGGGTTGTCAccaagagttgaggagtcaatgTCTGTTGTGAACAATGAGATATTACGGAGACATTTCTTGGAGCTCACAACTAATTTTTTGGCACCCTTTTCCCCATATTTTAGAACTACAATACCATCAGAAGGATCTTCTCCTTACACAGACCCTCCATCTCTACCTCCATTTGATGCCAATGAATTTCTGGCTAGTTTATCAGCAAGAGGCCCGGGGAAGTTTATTTTAAAGCGAATGAAATCTAACTGGCTTGACTTATACAG GCGATTCTTGAATGGGCCCAACTTTATGCCATGGTTTCGAAGAAGGCGTGCTGTTGCTGAGCAAGAGCAAGATAGATTGTGGAGGCAGGCAAGGATAAAAACTGACATACAACAACTTATTTCTAAGTTTTCCGAGGTTGAAATTGTGGATTCTTTCAATGTGATAGAAAGACTTCTCATCAAAGAAATACAG ACGCAGGAATCTGGAAAGGGAGGGGATGATTCCATGATTACAAGTCAGAAATTAAAGGGAGACCTTCAGGCAGTTTTTAATGTACTATCAAAGGACATGCAACAACTTATGCTCTCAAATCCCCAAAGGGCATCCCTTCTACATGGAAGTCCAGAAGTGACAAACATTCCTGGACATCCATTACAAGTTGCAGGTGTGTCTTCTACGTCACCGGGGTAA